One Brumimicrobium sp. DNA window includes the following coding sequences:
- the ltrA gene encoding group II intron reverse transcriptase/maturase, producing MINYYETKSQPITRLMVWQAYKEVKSNAGSGGIDKMSWEYLQKNASTELYMLWNRLSSGSYFPKAVKQVAIPKKGGGERLLGIPTILDRIAQQVVRKHLERIVEPKFHSSSFGYRPNRNCHQAVEQAYTNLYNHDFAIDLDIKGFFDNIDHELMMKALKHYCSDNWVLLYVERWLKAGIVQKEGDFKPTLSGTPQGGVISPLLANLFLHVVFDKWMDKFHPEKPFERYADDIVVHCKTENQAQFMLRQIKERMESCKLQLHEVKSKIVNLRGFSQTKYSKGFDFLGFTIRPRAYKTKGTGKVKSIPCICVSQKSKTSIMRKFREMNLHKRRKSLEEIAKEINPVIRGIINYYHKFWKDDMRMVWNQLNARLLKWTKWEKDLFKKASVRYLKTKYKENPNLFAHWLLVYP from the coding sequence ATGATTAATTATTATGAAACAAAATCACAGCCAATAACCAGATTAATGGTTTGGCAAGCATACAAGGAGGTAAAATCCAATGCTGGAAGTGGTGGAATAGACAAAATGAGTTGGGAATATTTGCAGAAAAACGCAAGTACGGAACTTTATATGCTCTGGAACCGCCTAAGCTCAGGGAGTTATTTTCCGAAAGCTGTCAAACAAGTTGCTATACCAAAGAAAGGGGGAGGAGAACGATTACTCGGTATCCCGACGATTTTAGACCGTATAGCACAACAAGTAGTACGAAAACACTTGGAACGAATAGTAGAACCAAAATTTCATTCCAGTTCATTTGGTTACCGACCCAATCGGAACTGTCATCAAGCCGTTGAACAAGCATATACAAATTTATACAATCATGATTTTGCTATTGACTTAGACATCAAAGGTTTCTTTGACAACATCGACCACGAACTGATGATGAAAGCATTAAAACACTACTGTTCAGACAATTGGGTTTTGTTATATGTGGAAAGGTGGTTGAAAGCAGGAATTGTACAGAAAGAGGGAGATTTTAAACCAACCCTTTCAGGAACTCCACAAGGTGGCGTTATTAGTCCGCTTTTAGCAAACTTATTTCTACATGTAGTCTTCGATAAATGGATGGATAAGTTCCACCCTGAAAAGCCATTTGAAAGGTATGCAGATGATATTGTAGTGCATTGCAAAACCGAGAATCAAGCGCAATTCATGTTGCGCCAAATTAAAGAGCGCATGGAATCGTGTAAATTACAGTTGCATGAAGTCAAAAGTAAAATAGTCAATTTGAGAGGGTTTTCACAAACGAAATACTCCAAAGGGTTCGACTTTCTTGGCTTTACAATCCGTCCACGAGCCTACAAAACAAAAGGCACAGGAAAAGTGAAATCTATTCCATGTATCTGCGTAAGTCAGAAGTCGAAGACAAGCATCATGCGAAAGTTCAGGGAAATGAATTTACACAAGCGCAGAAAATCCTTGGAAGAAATCGCCAAGGAAATCAACCCCGTCATTCGTGGGATTATCAACTATTACCACAAGTTTTGGAAAGATGATATGCGAATGGTGTGGAATCAACTGAACGCACGACTACTGAAATGGACAAAATGGGAGAAAGACTTATTCAAGAAAGCCTCTGTGCGCTACTTGAAAACCAAGTACAAAGAAAACCCCAATTTATTTGCGCATTGGTTATTGGTATATCCGTAA
- a CDS encoding type II toxin-antitoxin system ParD family antitoxin yields the protein MAKNTSILLGDYFENFINKQIKSGKYSSASEVVRTALRMFEFEESKKMKLVNELKKGEKSGFVKEFNRKDFRMELHQKYLAEK from the coding sequence ATGGCGAAAAATACATCAATATTATTAGGCGATTATTTCGAGAACTTTATAAACAAACAAATTAAAAGTGGAAAATACTCTTCAGCGAGTGAAGTTGTGCGAACTGCATTAAGAATGTTTGAGTTTGAAGAATCTAAAAAAATGAAGCTAGTAAACGAACTGAAAAAAGGAGAAAAATCAGGTTTTGTAAAAGAATTTAATAGAAAAGATTTTAGAATGGAACTTCATCAAAAATATCTCGCTGAAAAATGA
- the dusB gene encoding tRNA dihydrouridine synthase DusB, which translates to MAKIRDIDLGDFPLLLAPMEDVSDPPFRALCKENGCDLMYSEFISAEGLIRDAAKSVMKLDIYEAERPVGIQVFGNDFDSMRQATEIIEKTNPDIIDINYGCPVKKVACKGSGAGILLDIPKMVKLTEEIVKTTHLPVTVKTRLGWDENSKYIVEVAERLQDVGIEAISIHGRTRKQMYKGEADWTLIGEVKNNPRMHIPVFGNGDIDSPEKAVEYKNRYGVDGLMIGRASIGYPWIFNEIKHFQKTGEHLPSPTVEQRVNVARRHLDLSIKWKGEKLAINEMKRHYSNYFRGIANIKPLRSKLVTTYDLDEIYATLDEIARDFQEIVVEG; encoded by the coding sequence ATGGCAAAAATACGTGACATAGACTTAGGAGATTTTCCATTATTACTCGCTCCGATGGAAGACGTGAGTGATCCTCCCTTCCGTGCATTATGCAAAGAGAATGGATGTGATTTAATGTACTCCGAATTCATTTCTGCTGAAGGCTTAATTCGAGATGCAGCAAAAAGTGTCATGAAACTCGACATCTACGAAGCAGAACGTCCTGTAGGAATCCAAGTGTTTGGAAATGACTTTGACAGTATGCGTCAAGCTACCGAAATTATTGAGAAAACAAACCCTGATATTATTGACATCAATTATGGTTGTCCAGTTAAGAAAGTTGCTTGTAAAGGCTCAGGAGCTGGAATTTTATTGGATATCCCAAAGATGGTCAAACTGACAGAAGAAATTGTCAAAACCACGCATTTACCTGTTACGGTTAAAACACGTTTGGGATGGGATGAGAACTCTAAATACATTGTAGAAGTAGCAGAAAGACTTCAAGATGTGGGAATCGAAGCGATTTCTATTCACGGAAGAACGCGCAAGCAGATGTACAAAGGAGAGGCTGATTGGACGCTTATTGGTGAGGTAAAAAATAATCCGCGCATGCATATTCCTGTATTTGGGAACGGAGATATTGATTCTCCTGAAAAAGCCGTCGAATACAAAAACAGGTATGGCGTAGATGGATTGATGATTGGTCGTGCTTCTATTGGATATCCATGGATATTTAATGAAATTAAACATTTCCAAAAGACAGGCGAGCATCTTCCTTCACCGACTGTAGAACAACGTGTAAATGTGGCACGAAGACACCTGGATTTAAGTATAAAATGGAAAGGCGAAAAATTGGCTATCAATGAAATGAAACGTCATTATTCAAACTACTTTAGAGGAATAGCTAATATCAAACCTTTACGCTCAAAACTTGTTACTACCTATGATTTGGATGAAATTTATGCGACCCTTGATGAGATAGCGCGAGATTTCCAAGAGATAGTGGTGGAGGGGTAG
- the asnB gene encoding asparagine synthase (glutamine-hydrolyzing) has product MTEIAGIISIQKQINPDKCFVLSDVFNNVFENEISSFLDQSQNSGFCCKDSTHFYHAEEENITISYSGNIYNTDEIKIALVNEGVSIETSEITHILVKAYQHWGENFIQHVNGAFALVIWDGVKKEGFVYRDRIGEKPLFYIWDGEALHYSSELNSLTRFIQKDKWDYEAIQHFFRLGYIPAPHTIYQDIKKLEPGNYIHVYQDIGELKSYWILENQLTEETVQDEVYAKKEYHELLQSSVQMRLGDKTGIFFSGGIDSSLIAAVSQSLSDQKISTFSVKIEGAPRDESKYAEMIAGKLETNHYEIPFNHSHVINHIKNFVQWYEEPYADASGLPSFIASKQAKMIVENVFLGDGGDEQFLGYGMHLWAERLHKYTFFRNIVRDILSYSVKLNHQRVSQYFDFKRGESFPAHIFSVDQGFFSGRELSRNFHFEEHYKALELLPTARKLSPGEYQSLYDLKFYLPNDLTRKVERVSSQVGLNIHSPLLDYRLVEKSINFDKNLKLKDGGSKYLLRQILFDYLPKEMFERPKWGFGIPLNKWLSKELREILEAYVNREVLSKYDFYNVEAILHLKEEYLNGKTYLYNQLWLVILFNIWAEKQKS; this is encoded by the coding sequence ATGACGGAAATAGCTGGTATTATATCTATCCAAAAGCAAATTAATCCCGACAAATGTTTTGTGTTGTCGGATGTATTTAACAATGTGTTTGAAAATGAGATATCATCTTTTCTTGATCAGTCCCAGAATAGTGGTTTTTGCTGTAAAGATTCTACTCATTTCTATCATGCAGAAGAAGAGAATATTACAATTTCCTATTCGGGGAATATATATAATACAGATGAAATTAAAATAGCTTTAGTAAATGAAGGAGTTAGTATTGAAACATCTGAAATTACACATATTCTTGTAAAAGCCTATCAGCATTGGGGTGAAAATTTCATTCAACATGTGAATGGAGCATTTGCTCTTGTAATATGGGATGGAGTTAAAAAGGAAGGATTCGTTTATCGAGATAGAATAGGTGAAAAACCTTTATTTTATATCTGGGATGGAGAGGCTTTACATTATTCTTCAGAGCTAAATTCCTTAACACGATTTATCCAAAAAGATAAATGGGATTATGAAGCGATACAACATTTCTTTCGATTGGGTTATATTCCGGCTCCACATACTATTTATCAGGATATTAAGAAACTAGAACCTGGAAACTATATACATGTTTATCAAGATATTGGAGAATTAAAGTCATATTGGATTTTAGAAAATCAGCTGACGGAAGAAACAGTCCAAGATGAGGTATATGCTAAGAAAGAATACCATGAATTATTGCAATCAAGTGTCCAAATGCGCTTAGGTGATAAGACAGGGATTTTCTTTAGTGGTGGTATTGATTCTTCTTTGATTGCTGCTGTTTCCCAATCTCTTTCAGATCAAAAGATATCCACGTTTTCAGTGAAGATAGAGGGAGCGCCTCGTGACGAAAGTAAGTATGCAGAAATGATTGCAGGGAAATTAGAAACTAATCATTATGAAATTCCTTTTAATCATTCCCATGTGATAAATCATATTAAAAACTTTGTACAATGGTATGAAGAGCCTTATGCTGATGCATCTGGATTACCATCATTTATAGCTTCAAAGCAAGCAAAGATGATTGTTGAGAATGTGTTTTTAGGGGATGGAGGTGATGAGCAGTTTTTAGGGTATGGAATGCACTTATGGGCTGAGCGATTACATAAATATACTTTCTTCCGAAATATAGTTAGAGACATATTGAGTTATTCAGTTAAGTTGAACCATCAGCGTGTTAGTCAGTATTTTGATTTTAAGCGAGGTGAGAGTTTTCCAGCACATATATTTTCTGTTGATCAGGGATTCTTTTCTGGTAGGGAACTAAGTAGAAACTTTCATTTTGAAGAACATTATAAAGCCTTAGAATTACTACCAACAGCCCGAAAACTGTCTCCTGGAGAGTATCAAAGTTTGTATGATTTAAAATTTTATCTACCCAATGATTTAACCCGTAAAGTAGAACGTGTTAGTAGTCAGGTAGGGTTAAATATTCATTCCCCTTTATTGGATTATCGCCTAGTTGAAAAGAGTATTAATTTCGATAAGAATTTGAAGTTAAAAGATGGTGGGAGTAAATATTTATTGCGCCAAATCTTATTTGATTATCTGCCAAAAGAAATGTTTGAACGCCCTAAATGGGGCTTTGGAATCCCACTAAATAAATGGCTTTCTAAAGAATTGAGAGAGATTCTGGAAGCATATGTAAATAGAGAAGTGCTTAGTAAATATGATTTTTATAATGTAGAAGCAATTTTACATCTAAAAGAAGAGTACCTCAACGGGAAGACCTATCTCTATAATCAATTATGGCTCGTTATCTTATTCAATATTTGGGCAGAAAAACAAAAGAGTTGA
- a CDS encoding HAMP domain-containing histidine kinase, with the protein MKLSYRQKLFLYFGLLFTLFTIGIIIFDQIRERNDKTLALEEKLEAYTDIIQSGLSESQDSIDLTIIRLQKLLPKDLRITIINQVGQVLYDNSIEDFTHLTNHKNRPEIAKAQQIGKGSDIRLSNSNQQKYLYFAKVADDKFIRVALPYNIQLQQILKPDNISLYFMILFFGIFLYFIHITTKRFGNTIKQLRDYVLNSDKMNVAQLKFSNDELGEISSKIADNYHQLKESQETILLEKQKLLQHIHVLEEGICFLSSNQKVEFYNGLFIQYLNTISNETSSDASIILKDDNFKELQHFLTQKERPYFEKTISKQGKVFSVRANIFEDESFEIILSDITKQEKTKQLKQEMTGNIAHELRTPITSIRGYLETVLNTSLDDEKKQYFIERAFQQTLALSDITQDMTLIAKMEEAPDKFTLSKVNIVQLLRKIKEDTGIQLNEKQIEMNWLLPDNLELTGSENLLYSLFKNLTENAIRYAGENIEINISVYNEDADFYYFSFYDTGIGIKNESQLNRIFERFFRVNEGRTRDTGGTGLGLSIVKNAVLFHKGKITAKNRKEGGLEFLFSIKKDLMN; encoded by the coding sequence ATGAAATTAAGCTACCGACAGAAACTGTTTTTATATTTCGGGTTGTTATTTACGCTCTTTACGATTGGTATTATCATATTTGACCAAATCCGGGAAAGAAATGACAAAACCTTGGCACTGGAAGAAAAGTTGGAAGCTTACACGGATATTATCCAATCCGGTTTATCCGAAAGTCAGGACAGTATAGATTTAACAATTATTCGGTTACAAAAATTATTACCCAAAGATCTGAGAATTACTATCATTAATCAAGTAGGTCAAGTTCTGTATGACAACTCAATTGAGGATTTCACACACCTTACCAATCATAAAAACAGACCGGAAATAGCAAAAGCACAACAAATCGGAAAAGGCTCGGACATTCGGCTATCAAATTCGAATCAACAGAAATATCTCTATTTTGCAAAAGTTGCCGATGATAAATTCATTCGGGTAGCCTTGCCTTATAATATTCAACTGCAACAAATTCTAAAGCCAGACAACATTTCGCTCTATTTTATGATTTTGTTTTTTGGTATTTTCCTTTACTTCATCCACATTACGACCAAAAGATTCGGAAACACCATCAAACAATTGCGTGATTATGTTTTAAATTCGGATAAAATGAATGTTGCTCAATTAAAATTTTCAAATGATGAATTAGGCGAAATTAGCAGCAAAATAGCCGATAATTATCATCAGCTCAAGGAAAGTCAGGAAACAATCTTGTTGGAAAAACAAAAACTTTTGCAACATATTCATGTTTTGGAAGAAGGAATTTGCTTTTTATCGTCCAATCAAAAGGTAGAGTTTTACAACGGCTTGTTTATTCAATATTTGAATACCATTTCAAACGAAACTTCCAGCGATGCGTCCATTATTTTAAAAGATGATAATTTCAAAGAATTACAACACTTTTTGACACAAAAGGAAAGACCTTATTTTGAAAAAACAATCAGCAAACAGGGAAAAGTGTTTTCCGTCAGAGCCAATATTTTTGAAGATGAAAGTTTTGAAATCATCCTCAGTGACATCACAAAACAAGAAAAAACAAAACAGCTTAAACAGGAGATGACCGGCAATATTGCACACGAATTGCGCACGCCGATTACCAGTATCAGAGGTTATTTGGAAACGGTTTTAAACACATCTTTGGACGATGAAAAGAAACAGTATTTCATTGAACGAGCATTTCAGCAAACGCTTGCACTGTCCGACATTACGCAGGATATGACGCTCATTGCGAAGATGGAAGAGGCTCCCGATAAATTTACCTTATCGAAAGTTAACATTGTGCAGTTGCTTCGTAAAATTAAAGAAGATACGGGTATTCAGTTGAATGAAAAACAAATAGAGATGAACTGGCTATTGCCCGATAATTTAGAATTGACAGGAAGCGAAAATTTACTTTATTCACTGTTTAAGAACCTGACTGAAAATGCCATCCGCTATGCCGGAGAAAATATAGAAATCAATATCAGTGTTTACAATGAAGATGCCGATTTTTATTATTTCTCTTTCTATGACACCGGAATTGGTATTAAAAATGAAAGTCAATTGAACCGTATCTTTGAACGCTTTTTCCGTGTCAATGAAGGTCGCACCCGAGATACAGGCGGAACCGGCTTAGGTTTGTCTATCGTGAAAAATGCCGTGCTGTTTCACAAGGGAAAAATTACAGCAAAAAACAGAAAAGAAGGTGGTTTGGAGTTTTTGTTTTCTATTAAAAAGGATTTGATGAATTAA
- a CDS encoding response regulator transcription factor, giving the protein MSERILIVDDDNSISEILEFNLKNEGYEVDTAVSAEEGLKKSLHEFDLMLLDVMMGGMSGYKMAEKIRKNGVLIPIIFLTAKDTENDMLTGFSVGGDDYISKPFSIKEVIARVKAVLKRAEKQGISSAQDEKLIFGNLVLDFNLKELFIDEQKIKLTKTEFELLGLLAKNPNRMFSRESIIDKLWSETPYITERTVDVHITRLRKKMGSYATAISNKMGYGYWFNTEEL; this is encoded by the coding sequence ATGAGCGAACGCATTTTAATCGTAGATGATGACAACAGCATTTCAGAAATTTTAGAGTTTAATCTGAAAAATGAAGGTTATGAAGTAGATACTGCTGTTTCTGCCGAAGAAGGATTGAAAAAATCGCTTCATGAATTTGATTTGATGTTATTAGATGTGATGATGGGCGGAATGTCCGGCTATAAAATGGCAGAAAAAATCAGAAAAAACGGAGTTTTGATTCCAATCATTTTTTTGACTGCAAAAGACACTGAAAACGATATGCTTACAGGCTTTTCTGTCGGTGGTGATGATTATATTTCTAAGCCGTTTTCTATCAAAGAAGTAATTGCGAGAGTGAAAGCAGTATTGAAAAGGGCAGAAAAACAAGGAATATCTTCTGCACAAGATGAAAAACTGATTTTTGGTAATCTCGTTCTGGACTTTAATTTGAAAGAATTATTCATTGATGAACAAAAAATAAAACTGACAAAAACAGAATTTGAACTCCTAGGTTTGCTCGCCAAAAACCCCAACCGAATGTTTTCAAGGGAAAGTATTATCGATAAGTTATGGAGTGAAACGCCCTATATCACAGAACGAACGGTAGATGTACATATTACCCGACTAAGAAAAAAAATGGGAAGCTATGCTACTGCAATTTCCAATAAAATGGGTTATGGTTATTGGTTTAATACCGAAGAATTATGA
- a CDS encoding type II toxin-antitoxin system RelE/ParE family toxin, translating to MNYKISIEAKEDIEKIWLYTFKKWSLEQADRYLDFIMDEIEYIAENPNSGKDFSYVRKGYMRTQIKSHLIFYKVNKKQDIIEIIRVLHQKMDIENRLKD from the coding sequence ATGAATTATAAAATAAGCATTGAAGCGAAAGAAGACATTGAAAAAATTTGGCTTTACACTTTTAAAAAATGGTCACTTGAACAAGCTGACCGATACCTTGACTTTATAATGGATGAAATCGAATACATTGCCGAAAATCCTAATTCCGGAAAAGATTTTAGCTATGTAAGAAAAGGATACATGAGAACTCAAATAAAATCACATTTAATATTCTATAAAGTGAATAAAAAGCAAGATATCATTGAAATTATTAGAGTTCTACACCAAAAAATGGACATTGAAAATAGGCTGAAAGATTAA